The sequence below is a genomic window from Paenibacillus sp. DCT19.
CATTCAGCACATTGAACGAGCATTGAACATGTTCCAATTCACATACTCACACCTGCGTAGGAATCCCCTGATAAAATTGCTGGATGGCCCGCTCTGCCGGCTTGCCATACACACCATAACCATCATCAGTTAAGGCATCCTTCTCTGCATATAAATGTGCGCTCCAATCCCACAGTCCGAATCCGCGTACCCACTGACGCTGACTCACATGCCGGAACATGGCTTCATAGAAACGTGACTGTTCTTCGCTACTCACTTCACCTTCAAGTCCCCAATCGTTCGGCACCTGTGCCGAGCCACTGCGGCTGGGACATCCAGCTTCCGCGAAGAAGAAGGGTTTGCCATAAGGAGCAATCTCCCGTTCGATCCGATCGAGCTGTGCCTCCCAATCCCCGATGGGATAGTAACCACTGGAGGAGATCACATCCACGGCATCCCACCATTTCACATGACCTTCCTGATATTTGTCCGTATTGTACGACACTAGGCCTGAATACACCTCGCGCACAGCGGCAATGACATCACGCCACTCCTGATCTCGGCGCTCAGACTGCACCATCTCACAGCCAACGATGAACATCTCACATTTCTCCTGCTCTGCAATGGCTGCATAGTGCTGCTGAAATGCAGTGTAACTACGGAACCAATCCTTCCATTTCGGCTCACACGGCACATCGATATCAAAAAAATTAATATGTGCACGCCATGTACCATCTGTACAGTTAACCGTTGGCTTCAGAATCACCCGTAGCCCAAGGGTCCGGGCATATCGAATCATATCGACTAATTCGTCATCCTCGACCAGATGGTCTCCTCGATACTTCACTTCCACAGCTTGTGGATGATCCTGATGTGCCGCCAGTGCAAAAATAACATGTGAACTGCCTGTTCGCTCAGCCAGTAAACGCAAGGATTCTTTCGCTTCTGGCTTACGGAAGGCTCCCTTGCCACTCATCCAACCAAATGTAAATCCCTTGATGTAATCCATATGCATTGCTAAGGTAAAGCCCCTTTCATATCAATTACAGCTTGCCTTCCTCACGATCTCCAGCGATAACTTCATCCGTCTCAATCACATAATTCACAATCTCATCGACAGTTGTGTAAGCTACGCCAACATAGGTATCGGCTGCGCCATAATAGATCGCGATGCGTCCAGTCTCGGCATCATGCAATGTTGCGCACGGGAAGACCACGTTATCAACAAAACCTTGCTCCTCATACCATTGCTCTGGCGTTAATACGAAGTTAGATGAACGATATTTAACTTTGGACGGCTCATCCAGATCGAGAATAACCGCACCCATGCTATATACAAAACCATTGCAAGTTCCCGTTACACCATGGTAGAACATCAGCCAGCCTTCAGACGTCTCGATCGGTGCAGGTCCGCCACCAATTTTGACAGATTGCCACCAACCTTGGCCGCCTTTGCTCATGACGTGACGATGTTTGCCCCAATATACGAGATCAGGGCTTTCGCTTAGGAAAATATCGCCGAACGGCGTATGTCCACTGTCACTTGGTCTGGACAGCATCACATAGTTATCGTTGATTTTACGCGGGAACAATACACCATTGCGGTTGAACGGCAGCATCGGATTTTCCAGACGTACAAAGGTTTTGAAATCGTCTGTCTTTGCCAGTCCCAGTGCAGCGCCGTAGAAATCTGTACACCAGATGATGTAATACGTATCTTCTACCTTCACCAGACGTGGATCATACGCATAGTTCGGCATGAATGGTTCGCCTTGTTCATCTACAAAAGCAATGCGCTGCTCTTCAATCGTCCAGGATAACCCGTCCTCACTTGAGCCCATATGCAGGTGCGGACGACCATTAATCGTTTCTGCGCGGAATACACCGATGAACTTACCTTCGTAAGGAACAACGGCGCTGTTAAAAATACGGGCAACACCCTTCACCGGATTACGTGGCACAACGGGATTCGCGGAGTGTCTCCACACCGGTGCATCCAGTCCCTCCGGTTTATCTTCCCACGGCATATTGGGCAAAGCATCCCCAACAATGTGTACCTTTTTCGTTTCAGCAACTGTCATTTTTCATTTCTCCCTTCGGATTTTATTTCAGCATTCATTCACGATTTTTATTTCACGGAACCTTGCGCGAAGCCGTTGTAGATGTATTTCTGGAGCATCAGGAAGATGATCATGGTTGGAACAATGGCGATCATAATACCGGCGCTAATAACCTCCCACTGTGATCCGAAGGGTCCCTTGAACTTGAACAAGGCGGTGGATATAACTTGCAAACTGTCCTTCGGCATGTACAAGAACGGTGTATAGAAGTCATTGTAGATGTTCACGCCTTTGACGATAATAACCGTGACAATAGCCGGTTTCAGAAGCGGTAGAATAATTCTCCAATAAATGGTGAGATACGAAGCGCCGTCCAGCATGGCGGACTCATCCAGCGCACTGGAGATGGAGCCCAGGAATTGCAGGAAGATGTATACGGCAATGATATCTGTACCCAGATACATCACAATGGCTGCCCAGCGTGTATTGAACAGGTCGAGGGCGTTAATGATCTGGAACGTGGCGACTTGTGTCGTTACGCTTGGGATCAGGGTAGCCAGCAAGAATGCAGCAACCATAATTTTTTTGCCCTTAAATTTGAATCGATCCAGTACATACGCAATCATGGAACCGGTTAAGGTTGCACCCACAATCGAGATGAGAAGGATAATAATTGTATTTTTGAAACCAACGAGCATATTGCCGTCCACAAACGCTCTGGAATAGTTGGCAAAGTTCAGCCAGTCGGCTGGCGGTGTAAGCGGGCTGGTAGTCGCATATTCAGCATTGGTC
It includes:
- a CDS encoding 1,4-beta-xylanase codes for the protein MDYIKGFTFGWMSGKGAFRKPEAKESLRLLAERTGSSHVIFALAAHQDHPQAVEVKYRGDHLVEDDELVDMIRYARTLGLRVILKPTVNCTDGTWRAHINFFDIDVPCEPKWKDWFRSYTAFQQHYAAIAEQEKCEMFIVGCEMVQSERRDQEWRDVIAAVREVYSGLVSYNTDKYQEGHVKWWDAVDVISSSGYYPIGDWEAQLDRIEREIAPYGKPFFFAEAGCPSRSGSAQVPNDWGLEGEVSSEEQSRFYEAMFRHVSQRQWVRGFGLWDWSAHLYAEKDALTDDGYGVYGKPAERAIQQFYQGIPTQV
- a CDS encoding carbohydrate ABC transporter permease — encoded protein: MHQVKYTLASIVKYASLILAAFIALLPIVVILFASLKTNAEYATTSPLTPPADWLNFANYSRAFVDGNMLVGFKNTIIILLISIVGATLTGSMIAYVLDRFKFKGKKIMVAAFLLATLIPSVTTQVATFQIINALDLFNTRWAAIVMYLGTDIIAVYIFLQFLGSISSALDESAMLDGASYLTIYWRIILPLLKPAIVTVIIVKGVNIYNDFYTPFLYMPKDSLQVISTALFKFKGPFGSQWEVISAGIMIAIVPTMIIFLMLQKYIYNGFAQGSVK
- a CDS encoding glycoside hydrolase family 130 protein, producing the protein MTVAETKKVHIVGDALPNMPWEDKPEGLDAPVWRHSANPVVPRNPVKGVARIFNSAVVPYEGKFIGVFRAETINGRPHLHMGSSEDGLSWTIEEQRIAFVDEQGEPFMPNYAYDPRLVKVEDTYYIIWCTDFYGAALGLAKTDDFKTFVRLENPMLPFNRNGVLFPRKINDNYVMLSRPSDSGHTPFGDIFLSESPDLVYWGKHRHVMSKGGQGWWQSVKIGGGPAPIETSEGWLMFYHGVTGTCNGFVYSMGAVILDLDEPSKVKYRSSNFVLTPEQWYEEQGFVDNVVFPCATLHDAETGRIAIYYGAADTYVGVAYTTVDEIVNYVIETDEVIAGDREEGKL